The genomic region CAATACCGGTTTCCACGTCCACCCACTCGTAGAATCGTTCGACCCGTCCGTCCTTTTCCGTTTGCACTTCATACAGACGCGTCGGCCGCCCTGCCGCCGTCGCGTCACCCACCAGCACGCGTTCGCGCTCTCCCGATAGTTCGGATTGGAACGGGAGGACGTCATCGGCATCGAGCGGCATGATCAAGAGCTCTTTTTGCTGTGCGAGAACATACCAGGCTTCTCCTAAGTCGAGCCTGATGATTTCGATTGCGGCATAGCCATGATCGGTGCGAACGGCATATTTGTATTCCAACCGCAGCCGGTTCCCTTTTGAAAAAATCTGGGCCTGATGTCGTTGGCCGTTCACCTGCCTGACAAGGCTGCCGGAAAAATCGGGGGTTACCGGAGAGGATTCCGGCTGGGCGGAACCCGCCGAGGTTGTGAGGCACAGGGTCATCGCAAGCACAAGACCGAGATATCTCGATGTCTTCGCACAGGCACTCCGCATGACCCGCGCGAGTCGGCCCCATCGTCGCTCAGACCGGCGCTCTAGCGAGGGTCGAGGCCCGGACTCCACATGACAAGCGGCCCGGACGGCAATTCCCGTAGCATGCTGCCCGATCATCTTGGGAGAACTTTGAGGTATGACGCGATCGCTGACAGGGTGCGCATCACGCCAATAGAGATGGCAGGCTGACCCGCGATCGAATCCGCACCTCTTACTGTTGGTGTTCGACAAGCGGGGTAATCTCGACGGAGTAGCCGAGGGATTCGGGGCCAAAACGGGGATTGTGCATGACTTTGTAGGGAGTACGATTCCCTTTGGGCGCCGGTAGTGACAACTGTTCAACGATCGTGCCGTTCGGTTGTACAGTTATCATCTTTGCGGAACCGGGCCCCGTCTGGGGATGCCACACGACCAATTGGTAGGTGCCGGGGGGAACGTCCCCGATGGTGAATTTCCCGTTTCCGTCGGTCAGCGTGTAATAAGGATTGTTGACCGCCATGGCCCAACTCTCCATGTAGGCGTGAAATCCGCACTGCATGTAGAACGTCCTGCGCCCCTTGTTGAGATAGACGGGCCCGACGAGCGACTTACCCGGGGCATGATTGTGAATGGCGTGAAGATCGCCGCGCCTGTGCTGCTGGTTCATGACCAACGGCGTGTTGAATAACACCCGCGCGCCCGCCTCGATGGAAGTCTCGTACCCTTGAATG from Nitrospira japonica harbors:
- a CDS encoding carboxypeptidase-like regulatory domain-containing protein; its protein translation is MTPKRSVLVVFACMGLFWSWSSAPAFSYNVVDVQRGGTIEGTVVLDGPVPEPKGFNLITFPDPAYCGRISNGQGWRLLHDFVVGENNGLKDAIVLLEGVEAGKPFEVSVPLIEARDCMFTPFVTIVRNGHAVEVINMDPVMHDIQGYETSIEAGARVLFNTPLVMNQQHRRGDLHAIHNHAPGKSLVGPVYLNKGRRTFYMQCGFHAYMESWAMAVNNPYYTLTDGNGKFTIGDVPPGTYQLVVWHPQTGPGSAKMITVQPNGTIVEQLSLPAPKGNRTPYKVMHNPRFGPESLGYSVEITPLVEHQQ